Within Gemmatimonadota bacterium, the genomic segment CGCTGACCTTCAAACGGAACAACCATAATGCTCAATCGACTGATCGTGGGCCTTGGCCTGATGACGCTCGCCACCGCACCGCTCGCGGCCCAGCGGCCGATCAAGGTGTTCATCTCGGCCGATATGGAGGGCATTACCGGGGTCGTGACCGGTGAACAACTGAGCCCGGCCGGGTTCGAATACGCCCGGTTTCGGGAGTTCATGACGGCTGACGTGTTGGCGGCTATTCAAGGCGCCCGGGAGGCTGGGGCAACCCAGTTCGTGGTGGCCGATGCCCACGGCAACATGCAGAACTTGCTGATCGACCGGTTCTCGCCCGACGTGACGATCGTCCGCGGGAGCCCCCGGCCGCTCGAGATGATGGACGGAATCGATTCGACCTTCAGTGCAGTGATCTTCATCGGCTACCACTCGGCAACGACCAATGCCCGAGGAGTGCGGGCCCACACCATTTCGAGCGCGACCTTTGCCGCCGTCGAAGTCAACGGGGTGCCGATGGCCGAGTCGGGGATCAACGCGGCCGTCGCCGGTTACTTCGGGGTGCCGGTGGTCCTGGTGAGCGGGGACGACCAAGCAGTGGCCGAGGTGACGCAACTGCTTGGCAATGTCGAGGGAGCGGTGGTCAAACAGTCGATTGGATTTCACGCGGCCGCCACGATGACCCCGGAGGCCGGGCAGGCGCTGATTCGGGCCCGGGCCAAAGCGGCGATCACCCGGCTCAAGGACTTCAAGCCCCACATCCTCCGGGGACCGTTCGCGCTGGATCTCACCTACAAGAGCTACACACCCGCGGAAGCCATGGCGATGCTGCCAGGGATTGAACGACGGACTGCGCACACGGTTCGGTATCAAGCCAGAACCATCCCCGACCTCGTTCGTTTCCTGGTGTTTGCGACGACGTACCGGTCGGACTTGACGCCCTGACCGTCTCTAGGCAGGCGGCAGAGCGGTTCTGCTTGCGGCGGCCTTGACCACTGGGACTTCATCACGAAGTCCTGGGCTCCGAGTTGGATGGCTTCGAAGCCGACGGATTCGTCGGGAGAATCCGGTCGAGACGATCACCGGAAGGGATGGCGCCAGATGCGCCAGGCTCAAGTAGGTGCCGAGGCCGACACTGTCGGGCAGGCTGAGGTCGAGGAGGACCAGGTCGACTCCACTGCACGCCAATCGCTCCTCGGCCGTGTGGAGGCTTGCCACCGACTCGACGGCGAAGTGACTGGTGCGCGCCCTCGCCAAGAGTTGCCGCATTCGCATGGCGTCAATTGGATTATCTTCGACCAACAGGACCGTGAGCGAAGCCTTGGGCGTCAGTCCGGTTGCCGCGAGGCGGGGACTTCCGTTCAGCATCGGGCTCTGGCCCGTTAACGTCATCGCGATTGGTTGTCCCACCATTACACTCCCGTTCTACCCCACAAGTTGACCGAGTCCTGGGCAATGGCTCCCCGACGCACGCCAGAAAAGCAGGCCCTGTGCCATTCTCCTCCACCGGATGCAAGTCGTTCTTGGATAACGTGTTGCGGGTGCAGGTAAACGGCGGCGCCAAGGTCGCATCGACCCTAGTGCGGCAATTGTTGCCGGGAAGAAACCGTCGCTCGGATCCCCGGCCATCGGTCGGAACGTCAGGGTGACGGCTATGTTTCCGCCCATGAATTCGTCCCGGTTTCCTCCTGCCTTGGCTCGGCTTCTCCATGGGGCTATCGACTACGCGGGGTTGTTTCCGCCCGCCGGCCTTTCCCTCGGTGAGACCATCGACCACTATGGCCGGTACCGCGCCAGCCCCGACTGCTGGGCACTCGGTCGTTTGATCGTGCCAGCAGCCCGGCTTGCCGAGTTCGTCGCGCTCCTCGACGCCACCGACCGCGACACGGCCGGCTGGCGGCTGTCCGCAACGTTAGGCGCGGCTGGAGCGGCTGAATGCGACCTGGTCGCCGAGGCGAATCGGCGGCTGACGGGGCGGGGTGCCGCCGTCGACGCGATCGAGGCCAGAGTGCCCGATGGTCCGGCCGTCGCGGTCCTGGCTCAGTCGGCGGAGCCGGCGCAGGCGTGGTATGGCGAAGTCGCGCTCGATACCGGGTTCGAGGCCGTGCTCGATGCGCTCGTCGCCCACCGGGGGTTCGCGAAGATCCGAATGGGGGGTGTCACCGCCGACCTCTTCCCCGATCCGGACCGGGTCGTCCGGTTCCTCCAGGCGGTGGCCGTCCGATCGTTGCCATTCAAGGCGACGGCCGGCCTCCACCATCCGCTCCGGGGGCCGTACCCGCTGACCTATCTGCCGGACAGTGCGACTGGCACCATGTACGGATATCTCAACGTGATGGTCGCAACGATCCTGGCGTGCCAGGGGTCCGAGGCGGCGGAAATCCGCGCCGCGCTCGTCGAGTCCGACGCCCGTCATCTTCGAATTCTGGACGGAACGCTCGAGTGGCGGCACCGCCGTTTCGCCGACCCCGAGTCCTGTCGGGTATCCTTCCACGGATTTGGGTCCTGCTCCTTTCGTGAACCGATTGACGAACTTCGAACCGTGTTGACCCCATGACCCGACACCTCGATCACACCCACGACCCGGCGACCAAATCCTGGCTCGACTCGGCTCGTCGCCCCGGCGCCGATTTCCCGATTCAGAACCTGCCCCTCGGCGTGTTCCGGCGCCGGACGGATTCGGACTCGCCTCGCCTCGGTGCGGCCATCGGCGACCAGGTCGTCGATCTCAATCGTGCGGTCGGGCAGGGGCTCCTCGCTGGATGCGCACCGGAGCTCCAGGCCGCGGTCGCCGCGCGGACCCTCAATCCGTTGATGGCGCTCGGTCGCACCGGTGCCACCGAACTGCGGCACCGGCTCTTCGCCCTCCTCAAAGAGGGGGCGCCGGATCGGCAGGCCGCCTCGCATTGCCTCGTCCCGGCCGAGACCGTGGAACTCCTCCTTCCGGCGGACATCGGCGACTATACCGACTTCTACGCGTCGATTTTCCATGCGACCAACGTCGGGAGCATGTTCCGGCCCGAGAACCCGCTCCTGCCGAACTACAAGTACCTGCCGATCGGATACCACGGGCGGGCCTCCTCGATCGTACCGAGCGGCACCCCGATCCGCCGACCGATGGGCCAGATCAAGGAGGGCCAGGCGCCGGACCCGGTGTTTGGCCCCAGCCGGTCGCTCGACTACGAATGTGAGATTGCGGCCTATCTCTGCGGGGCCAACCCGTTGGGCACCGAGGTCCCGATGGCGGAGGCCGAATCAAGGCTGTTCGGGATTTGCCTGTTGAACGACTGGTCGGCTCGGGACGTCCAGAGTTGGGAATACCAGCCGCTCGGGCCGTTTCTGGCCAAGAACTTCGCGAGTACTCTGTCGCCCTGGATCGTGACCATGGACGCCCTGGCGCCGTTTCGGGTCCCATCGTTCGACCGGCCGGCCGGTGACCCCGACCCGCTCCCGTACCTCCACGCCGAGTCCGACCGGCGGAGTGGCGGCATCGATGTGACCGTGGAGGTGTCCCTCTCGAGCCAGAAGATGCGGGCCGACGGCCTCCCGCCGGTTCGGCTGAGTGTGGGCCGGCTGGCCATGATGTACTGGACGTTCGCGCAACTGGTGGCCCATCACGCGAGCAACGGATGCAACCTCCGCCCCGGTGACCTCCTCGGCAGCGGGACGATTTCCGGGCCGACGCGCGAGAGCCGGGGGTGCCTGTTGGAAATGACCTGGCGAGGCGCCGAGCCGATCACGCTGCCGTCCGGAGAACTCCGCCGGTTTCTCCAAGACGGTGACGAGGTCATCATGCGCGGGGCCTGCGAACGGGAAGGGGCCGCGCGGATCGGGCTCGGGGAATGCCGGGGGACAGTGGTGGCCGCCTGACGCCGGCCCAGGAGATCAAAACATGACATTGGCCAACGAACGAATCGAATACCGGCAAGGAAGTCTCGATGAGTCGACCGTGGCGGTCGAGCCCTTTGCCCAGTTTCGGGATTGGTACCAGCAGGCGCTCACGGCCGCGGTGCCGGAGCCGAACGCGATGACGCTGGCCACGGTGTCCGACGGCCAACCCTCCGCCCGGATCGTACTCCTGAAAGGGGTCGACGACCGCGGCTTTCTGTTCTTCTCCGACTATCGGAGCCAGAAGGGAACCGAACTGGAGCGGAATCCCCGAGCGGCGCTGGTGTTCTTCTGGCAACCACTCGAACGGCAGGTTCGAGTGACCGGCTCGGTCGAACGAGTCAGTCGGACGGAATCGGAGGCCTACTTCGATTCCCGGCCCGAGGGCAGCAAGCTCGGGGCGTGGACCTCGTGCCAAAGCCGGGTCATTGCCGACCGAAGCGTCCTCGAACGTTCCCTGGCCGAGGTGACCGCCCGGTTCCAAGGGCAGTCGGCCCCTTGTCCGCCGGATTGGGGCGGCTATCGGGTGATTCCCGACACGGTCGAGTTTTGGCAGGGCCGGCAGAGCCGCCTGCACGATCGATTTCGATTCCGGCACCTCGCCGGGCTTTGGCACCGTGACCGTCTCTCGCCCTAAGGTCCGTTCTGAGGATGTCATGCCACAGCCATTGATTCGCCTCGTGGGGGTGCTGATCGCGGCCCTACCGCTGCAAGTGCAGACGGCGGTTGCCCTCTTTACGGTGCCTTGGATCATGAGAGGCCCGGAGTTGGTCGGGCGGGAACCGGGCAACGTCCGGTGGCCGCCGGACGGTCAGTGGATCCATGTCAGTTGGCTTCCCCCGGGCGAGTCCTGGCGCGAGAATC encodes:
- a CDS encoding peptidase M55, encoding MLNRLIVGLGLMTLATAPLAAQRPIKVFISADMEGITGVVTGEQLSPAGFEYARFREFMTADVLAAIQGAREAGATQFVVADAHGNMQNLLIDRFSPDVTIVRGSPRPLEMMDGIDSTFSAVIFIGYHSATTNARGVRAHTISSATFAAVEVNGVPMAESGINAAVAGYFGVPVVLVSGDDQAVAEVTQLLGNVEGAVVKQSIGFHAAATMTPEAGQALIRARAKAAITRLKDFKPHILRGPFALDLTYKSYTPAEAMAMLPGIERRTAHTVRYQARTIPDLVRFLVFATTYRSDLTP
- a CDS encoding response regulator, whose product is MVGQPIAMTLTGQSPMLNGSPRLAATGLTPKASLTVLLVEDNPIDAMRMRQLLARARTSHFAVESVASLHTAEERLACSGVDLVLLDLSLPDSVGLGTYLSLAHLAPSLPVIVSTGFSRRIRRLRSHPTRSPGLRDEVPVVKAAASRTALPPA
- the fahA gene encoding fumarylacetoacetase, which gives rise to MTRHLDHTHDPATKSWLDSARRPGADFPIQNLPLGVFRRRTDSDSPRLGAAIGDQVVDLNRAVGQGLLAGCAPELQAAVAARTLNPLMALGRTGATELRHRLFALLKEGAPDRQAASHCLVPAETVELLLPADIGDYTDFYASIFHATNVGSMFRPENPLLPNYKYLPIGYHGRASSIVPSGTPIRRPMGQIKEGQAPDPVFGPSRSLDYECEIAAYLCGANPLGTEVPMAEAESRLFGICLLNDWSARDVQSWEYQPLGPFLAKNFASTLSPWIVTMDALAPFRVPSFDRPAGDPDPLPYLHAESDRRSGGIDVTVEVSLSSQKMRADGLPPVRLSVGRLAMMYWTFAQLVAHHASNGCNLRPGDLLGSGTISGPTRESRGCLLEMTWRGAEPITLPSGELRRFLQDGDEVIMRGACEREGAARIGLGECRGTVVAA
- the pdxH gene encoding pyridoxamine 5'-phosphate oxidase, which translates into the protein MTLANERIEYRQGSLDESTVAVEPFAQFRDWYQQALTAAVPEPNAMTLATVSDGQPSARIVLLKGVDDRGFLFFSDYRSQKGTELERNPRAALVFFWQPLERQVRVTGSVERVSRTESEAYFDSRPEGSKLGAWTSCQSRVIADRSVLERSLAEVTARFQGQSAPCPPDWGGYRVIPDTVEFWQGRQSRLHDRFRFRHLAGLWHRDRLSP